The following are encoded in a window of Bos indicus x Bos taurus breed Angus x Brahman F1 hybrid chromosome 4, Bos_hybrid_MaternalHap_v2.0, whole genome shotgun sequence genomic DNA:
- the LSM8 gene encoding LSM8 homolog, U6 small nuclear RNA associated produces the protein FVEPPCGSSRGICCRQSAGEVAVSWRSFLAHLVAAAVVFPVARSRIMTSALENYINRTVAVITSDGRMIVGTLKGFDQTINLILDESHERVFSSSQGVEQVVLGLYIVRGDNVAVIGEIDEETDSALDLGNIRAEPLNSVAH, from the exons TTCGTGGAGCCGCCCTGCGGTAGTTCTCGCGGTATTTGCTGCCGCCAGTCTGCTGGAGAGGTTGCTGTTTCCTGGCGGTCCTTTCTAGCTCATCTGGTCGCCGCGGCTGTTGTGTTTCCAGTTGCCAGGTCGCGTATCATGACGTCCGCCTTGGAGAACTACATCAACC GAACTGTTGCTGTCATTACTTCTGATGGGAGAATGATTGTG GGAACACTGAAAGGTTTTGACCAGACCATTAATTTGATACTGGATGAAAGCCATGAACGAGTGTTCAGCTCTTCACAGGGAGTAGAACAAGTGGTACTAGGGTTATACATCGTAAGAGGCGACAATGT tgCAGTCATTGGAGAAATTGATGAAGAGACAGATTCTGCACTTGATTTGGGGAATATTCGAGCAGAACCTTTGAACTCTGTAGCACACTGA